From one Trifolium pratense cultivar HEN17-A07 linkage group LG1, ARS_RC_1.1, whole genome shotgun sequence genomic stretch:
- the LOC123888789 gene encoding late embryogenesis abundant protein 47-like yields MSHEQPRREEGINERDGGETDVSGRHVISESIGGQVVEQVSHNAPMNTMTPASLVEDMNAGASGGVTIGEALEATVLTAGKKPVEWSDAAAIQAAEVRATGRTNIVPGGVAAAAQSAATINSRTEKDEDKTKLADILSDATTKLPKDRAATRRDAEGVMGAEMRNDPSLATHPGGVSASMAAAARLNQNNDN; encoded by the exons ATGAGTCACGAACAACCTCGGAGGGAAGAAGGAATAAATGAGAGAGATGGTGGTGAGACTGATGTTTCAGGGAGGCATGTTATCTCTGAGTCTATCGGCGGACAG gttgTAGAGCAAGTTAGTCATAATGCACCCATGAATACGATGACGCCAGCTTCTCTTGTTGAAGACATGAACGCAGGAGCTAGTGGCGGAGTAACCATAGGAGAAGCACTCGAAGCCACAGTTTTGACAGCAGGAAAGAAACCAGTTGAGTGGAGTGATGCAGCAGCTATTCAAGCAGCCGAAGTCAGAGCCACCGGACGCACAAACATTGTCCCTGGCGGTGTTGCTGCGGCAGCACAATCAGCAGCAACAATTAATTCTCGAACAGAAAAGGATGAAGACAAGACCAAACTCGCTGATATTCTCTCG GATGCAACTACAAAGTTGCCAAAGGATAGAGCAGCGACGAGAAGAGATGCTGAAGGAGTGATGGGTGCAGAAATGAGAAATGATCCGTCTCTTGCTACTCATCCCGGGGGAGTGTCTGCATCAATGGCAGCAGCAGCTAGGCTTAACCAAAACAATGATAACTAG